A window from Leptothermofonsia sichuanensis E412 encodes these proteins:
- a CDS encoding nuclear transport factor 2 family protein — MIASSMAGVQMNPEQIRATIQRAGETWMNGDADEFARLFLPDGELIVPGYRWQGQQAIHDVVAEFSATHTDVNVNIRRILVEGDSAVVEWVWEDTETQTGKRTQAEDAIAVDFEQGQIRRWREYIDTESPRATVHQ; from the coding sequence ATGATTGCTTCCAGTATGGCAGGTGTCCAGATGAACCCAGAGCAAATAAGGGCCACTATCCAGAGAGCAGGTGAAACCTGGATGAATGGGGATGCCGACGAGTTTGCCAGACTGTTTCTGCCCGATGGCGAGTTGATTGTCCCTGGTTATCGCTGGCAGGGGCAGCAAGCCATCCACGATGTTGTGGCTGAGTTCAGTGCGACTCATACGGATGTCAACGTTAATATCCGTCGGATTCTGGTTGAGGGCGATAGTGCCGTCGTGGAGTGGGTTTGGGAAGACACAGAAACTCAGACCGGAAAGCGAACCCAGGCGGAAGATGCGATCGCCGTCGATTTTGAGCAGGGACAGATACGGCGCTGGCGGGAGTACATTGATACCGAATCTCCCAGGGCCACCGTTCATCAATAA
- a CDS encoding AI-2E family transporter: MFESLSKLPRQFTIGLTFPIIFLNLWLLLVLVEQLQPLVSILIVATLIAFLLDYPIRFLQQLGLRRSFSVGIVLLVALLILAVLVLVLVPLILQQANELIIRLPDWLRSGQQQLTSLEDWAVAQQLPIDLRATINQLIERLTSVLRSLTREIISLAFSAIGSIVNVFLTIVFAVFLVLRGESLWQGILGWLPTDWSSRVRLYLPQNFERYIVGQVTMASILAIIQSTALFILGTPLALLFGFMIGIGSIIPFGGLTTIIIVSLLVALQNFWLGVKVLVVAIVITQISENAIAPRIVGDLIGLNPTWMLISLFIGVKLGGVVGLIVTVPVASFIKGTFDTIRAQGLGLSLGSLESATVDQSTNTEEVSSLEKANPRVTQSGIS, encoded by the coding sequence ATGTTTGAATCTCTTAGCAAACTTCCTCGCCAATTCACCATTGGGCTTACCTTTCCAATTATCTTTCTGAACCTCTGGTTGTTGCTGGTCCTGGTTGAGCAGCTTCAGCCCCTGGTCAGTATTTTGATTGTGGCAACCCTGATTGCGTTTCTGCTGGACTACCCGATTCGGTTTCTTCAGCAGCTTGGGCTGAGACGAAGTTTTTCCGTTGGAATTGTGCTCCTGGTGGCGTTGTTAATCCTGGCAGTGCTGGTCCTGGTGCTGGTACCTCTGATCTTGCAGCAGGCAAATGAGTTGATTATTCGGCTGCCGGACTGGTTGCGCTCTGGACAGCAACAGTTGACAAGCCTGGAAGACTGGGCAGTCGCCCAACAGTTACCGATTGACCTGCGTGCCACCATTAACCAACTGATTGAACGCCTGACCAGCGTGTTGCGATCGCTAACACGGGAGATCATCAGCCTGGCTTTCAGCGCGATCGGCAGCATCGTCAATGTTTTTCTAACGATCGTGTTTGCGGTCTTTCTGGTATTGCGCGGAGAAAGTCTCTGGCAAGGCATACTGGGCTGGCTTCCCACAGACTGGAGCAGCCGGGTGCGGCTGTACCTGCCCCAAAATTTTGAGCGCTACATTGTGGGTCAGGTAACAATGGCTTCAATCCTGGCAATTATTCAGTCAACCGCCCTGTTCATTCTGGGAACACCGCTGGCACTGCTGTTTGGCTTCATGATTGGCATTGGCAGCATTATTCCCTTTGGTGGATTGACGACCATCATTATCGTCAGTTTGCTGGTTGCCCTGCAAAATTTCTGGTTGGGGGTGAAGGTGCTGGTAGTGGCTATTGTGATTACTCAAATCAGTGAAAATGCGATCGCTCCTCGAATTGTGGGAGATTTGATTGGCCTAAACCCTACCTGGATGCTGATCTCCCTGTTTATTGGCGTCAAACTGGGCGGGGTCGTTGGCTTGATTGTGACGGTTCCCGTTGCCAGCTTCATCAAAGGCACCTTTGATACTATTCGCGCCCAGGGACTGGGGCTGTCACTGGGGTCACTGGAATCGGCTACTGTGGACCAATCAACGAATACTGAGGAAGTTTCCAGCCTGGAAAAAGCCAATCCCAGGGTGACGCAATCAGGGATTTCGTAG
- a CDS encoding thioredoxin family protein, with the protein MALTPSTMLALGTVAPDFSLPDVVSGETISLASMAGKKALLVMFICQHCPYVKHVKEQLATLGKDYQGSELGIVAISANDVASYPADAPEQLKEMAIALGFTFPFCYDETQEVAKAYTAACTPDFFLFDGERKLVYRGQLDDSRPGNGLPVTGRDLRQAIEATLTGQPISPDQKPSIGCNIKWKPGNEPGY; encoded by the coding sequence ATGGCACTGACTCCTTCAACCATGCTGGCGCTGGGCACTGTAGCACCGGACTTTTCATTACCAGATGTAGTCTCTGGTGAAACGATTTCTCTGGCAAGCATGGCGGGTAAAAAAGCACTGCTGGTCATGTTTATTTGTCAGCACTGTCCCTATGTCAAGCATGTTAAAGAGCAATTGGCAACGCTTGGCAAAGACTATCAGGGCAGTGAATTAGGCATTGTCGCCATCAGTGCGAACGATGTGGCCAGTTATCCTGCGGATGCCCCTGAACAGTTGAAGGAAATGGCGATCGCCCTCGGATTTACCTTTCCGTTCTGCTATGACGAAACCCAGGAGGTGGCAAAAGCTTACACGGCGGCCTGCACACCTGACTTTTTCCTGTTCGATGGCGAGCGTAAACTGGTCTACCGGGGGCAACTGGACGACAGCCGCCCCGGTAACGGGTTGCCGGTGACGGGCAGGGACTTGCGCCAGGCCATCGAGGCAACCCTGACAGGACAGCCCATTTCACCTGACCAGAAGCCCAGCATTGGCTGCAATATCAAATGGAAACCGGGCAATGAGCCAGGTTATTGA